One window of Mediterraneibacter butyricigenes genomic DNA carries:
- a CDS encoding site-specific DNA-methyltransferase, which yields MEHKGKLELTWVGKYDDKVIEPRILMEDREKSYGDPRSENMLIHGDNLIALQALQQDFAGRIKCIYIDPPYNTGSAFEHYDDNLEHSIWLSLMRQRLILLRELLSDDGFLCCQIDDSESHYIKVLLDEIFGRNNYLTTLYVRVRYPDKTLKSDMDFHKEIEQILVYRKYYGAVPNFDYDDVGFEKFIYEVKEIGKGHEEEIGGKKAIIFTSDEYKIVKKTVGDEYGLKEIWATGTILDGNSSGRFFRDYLTGRYNTDGYGVMYKIYGIGDDRYDYRYFTGPKKAGATKGKYYQGVPMEKLESEEVKRKKPINGFYDMAGNFGNCRHEGGVEFRGGKKPEALIEMIIRYFSNEGDWILDSFLGSGSTIATAHKMNRKWIGVELGEHAYTLCKTRMDNVINGDKTGISKNVNWQGGGGYHFYELAPSLLVKNKRLPIYQINPEYTFDMLCEAICKIEGFKYKPDGVYHGHSSENRFIHITKEFVNGEYIRSIATTLGENQSLLIYSTKVQSDLRLPDNIEVRRIPKDLLDKCTFESEVR from the coding sequence ATGGAACATAAGGGAAAACTGGAACTTACCTGGGTCGGAAAATATGATGATAAAGTAATCGAGCCTCGTATTTTGATGGAGGATCGAGAGAAATCATATGGAGACCCTCGAAGCGAAAATATGCTGATCCATGGAGATAATCTAATTGCACTGCAAGCACTTCAGCAGGATTTTGCAGGGAGGATAAAGTGCATTTATATAGATCCTCCCTATAATACAGGAAGTGCGTTTGAACATTATGATGATAATTTGGAGCATAGTATCTGGCTTTCACTGATGAGACAAAGGTTGATTCTTTTAAGGGAATTGTTGTCAGATGACGGTTTTTTGTGTTGCCAGATTGATGATTCGGAGAGCCATTACATCAAGGTTTTGCTTGATGAGATTTTTGGACGCAATAATTATTTGACTACGCTTTATGTTCGTGTGCGCTATCCTGATAAAACATTGAAATCCGATATGGATTTTCATAAGGAAATTGAACAGATTCTTGTCTATAGAAAGTACTACGGGGCTGTTCCCAATTTTGATTATGACGATGTCGGATTTGAAAAGTTTATTTATGAAGTCAAAGAAATTGGGAAAGGACATGAAGAAGAGATCGGCGGGAAAAAGGCCATTATATTCACTTCAGACGAGTACAAAATTGTGAAAAAGACCGTGGGTGATGAGTATGGATTAAAGGAAATATGGGCAACTGGGACAATCTTAGATGGTAATTCTTCCGGACGCTTCTTTAGAGATTACCTTACCGGACGCTATAATACGGATGGTTATGGTGTCATGTATAAAATCTATGGGATAGGCGATGACCGATATGATTATCGCTATTTTACAGGTCCTAAAAAAGCAGGAGCAACTAAGGGTAAGTATTATCAAGGCGTTCCTATGGAGAAACTCGAAAGCGAAGAAGTCAAAAGAAAGAAGCCGATAAACGGATTCTATGACATGGCCGGCAATTTTGGTAACTGTAGACATGAGGGAGGAGTCGAATTTCGCGGAGGCAAGAAACCAGAGGCACTTATTGAAATGATTATAAGGTATTTTTCTAACGAAGGAGATTGGATATTAGATTCGTTCTTAGGAAGTGGTTCGACAATTGCTACTGCACATAAAATGAACCGCAAGTGGATTGGAGTGGAACTTGGTGAACACGCTTATACGCTATGCAAAACAAGAATGGACAATGTAATCAACGGTGATAAGACTGGGATTTCAAAAAATGTGAATTGGCAAGGTGGTGGTGGTTACCATTTTTATGAACTTGCCCCAAGCTTGTTAGTAAAAAATAAGCGCTTGCCGATTTATCAGATTAACCCAGAGTACACCTTTGATATGCTTTGTGAAGCTATTTGCAAGATTGAGGGATTCAAATACAAACCAGATGGTGTGTATCACGGACATTCGTCTGAAAACCGGTTCATCCATATTACGAAAGAATTTGTGAACGGTGAGTATATTCGCTCTATTGCAACGACCCTCGGAGAGAATCAATCGCTGTTGATATATAGTACAAAGGTGCAGTCTGATTTGAGGTTGCCGGATAATATTGAAGTAAGGCGTATTCCGAAAGATTTACTGGACAAGTGTACATTTGAAAGTGAGGTGCGATAA
- a CDS encoding helix-turn-helix domain-containing protein — MEKLITRKEAAEILGISIATLDAARNNGLISYVQYVQNGCVYFTSAGLQEYIAKCTHRAKPAEKNATYRKPRRAGV; from the coding sequence ATGGAAAAACTTATTACACGAAAAGAAGCAGCAGAAATTTTAGGTATCAGCATTGCAACGCTGGACGCGGCCCGTAACAATGGTCTTATTTCTTATGTGCAATATGTGCAGAATGGCTGTGTGTACTTTACTTCAGCTGGCCTTCAGGAGTATATCGCAAAATGCACCCACAGAGCAAAGCCAGCAGAAAAGAACGCAACTTATCGTAAACCTCGCAGAGCTGGAGTGTGA
- a CDS encoding DNA cytosine methyltransferase: MPNRIPAEGKYNFIDLFAGAGGLSEGFIQAGFNPIAHVEMNSFAAQTLVTRSAYYYLKQVKQLDIYYQYLRGEITRDAFLEKIPNRITKTVICETMSNDTLPGIFKTIDGIMKLRNMQSVDVVIGGPPCQAYSLVGRAQSSHMDHPMSEDPRNELYKLYARVLKRYQPRMFVFENVMGISSANEGTTFKNLKKYLRRVGYEIEWHEQNSKSFGVLQNRRRMIIVGWLKNSGMAYPEFLKKESPFTVNDLLSDLPKLKPGLGSSEYRTKTWSKCVSETEVRTVDDVLTLHKSRPNKERDIEIYKRAIELWNNGHKRLNYNDLPEELKTHKNRHSFVDRFKVVEGDESCCHTVLAHLSKDGHYFIHPDIEQHRSITVREAARIQSFPDSYYFEGPRTAQFVQVGNAVPPLMAKGIALGIAEQLEHRQG; encoded by the coding sequence ATGCCGAATAGAATCCCCGCCGAGGGCAAGTATAATTTTATAGATTTGTTTGCGGGAGCCGGTGGGCTTTCTGAAGGCTTTATTCAAGCAGGGTTTAATCCTATTGCTCATGTAGAAATGAATTCGTTCGCAGCGCAAACATTAGTTACAAGAAGTGCTTATTATTATTTGAAGCAAGTTAAACAGTTAGATATTTATTATCAGTATTTACGTGGGGAAATAACACGCGACGCTTTTTTGGAAAAGATACCTAATCGAATAACAAAAACAGTAATCTGTGAAACAATGTCGAATGATACGCTTCCTGGAATTTTTAAGACAATAGATGGGATTATGAAACTTCGCAATATGCAAAGCGTAGATGTAGTAATAGGAGGACCACCTTGTCAAGCATACTCACTTGTTGGACGTGCCCAGAGTAGTCACATGGATCATCCAATGTCTGAAGATCCAAGAAATGAGCTTTATAAATTATATGCGAGAGTTTTGAAACGCTATCAGCCTCGAATGTTTGTTTTTGAAAATGTGATGGGTATTTCATCTGCAAATGAGGGGACAACCTTTAAAAATTTGAAAAAATATCTTCGGAGAGTTGGTTATGAGATAGAGTGGCATGAGCAAAATTCTAAGAGCTTTGGAGTTTTGCAGAATCGCCGAAGAATGATAATTGTTGGCTGGTTAAAAAACAGCGGGATGGCATATCCGGAGTTTTTGAAAAAGGAAAGCCCATTTACTGTGAATGATTTGCTGTCCGACCTTCCTAAATTAAAGCCAGGTCTTGGGTCATCCGAATACAGAACTAAAACATGGAGCAAGTGTGTATCTGAGACAGAAGTTAGAACAGTGGATGATGTCCTCACGCTTCATAAGAGTCGTCCTAATAAAGAACGGGATATTGAAATATACAAACGAGCAATAGAGCTATGGAATAATGGACACAAGCGCCTTAATTATAACGACTTACCTGAGGAATTGAAAACGCACAAAAATAGACATTCTTTTGTGGATCGCTTTAAGGTAGTTGAGGGAGATGAGTCTTGCTGTCATACGGTACTTGCACACCTTTCAAAGGATGGACACTATTTTATTCATCCCGATATAGAACAGCACCGTTCCATTACTGTGCGTGAAGCAGCTCGTATTCAGTCGTTCCCTGATAGCTATTATTTTGAAGGACCAAGAACAGCACAATTTGTTCAAGTTGGTAATGCTGTGCCTCCTCTTATGGCAAAAGGAATAGCGTTGGGTATAGCTGAACAATTAGAACACAGACAGGGGTGA
- a CDS encoding helix-turn-helix domain-containing protein, producing MTFAETIKRTRQRLFFSQEAFAKELSVNLTTVSRWETGRSKPNISTMRQIKEFCEMHNVDYEPIESSWLTFEQEK from the coding sequence ATGACATTTGCAGAGACTATAAAGCGAACAAGGCAACGCCTGTTTTTTTCACAAGAGGCATTTGCGAAAGAACTTAGTGTCAATTTAACAACCGTGAGTCGATGGGAAACCGGAAGAAGCAAACCTAACATCTCTACAATGCGACAAATAAAGGAATTTTGTGAAATGCATAATGTCGACTATGAACCGATTGAAAGTAGTTGGCTTACCTTTGAACAAGAAAAATAA
- a CDS encoding plasmid mobilization protein, protein MSVREHWINVRVNPEELGRIREKQKELGICNTGAYMRKMAMDGYCVNLDLSDVAQVSTLLRRCSNNLNQYAKRANESGSIYAEDIRDLQKRLGELWEMQKLILKRLSGIR, encoded by the coding sequence ATGAGTGTTCGGGAACACTGGATCAATGTCCGGGTAAACCCGGAAGAGCTGGGGAGGATTCGTGAAAAGCAGAAGGAATTAGGGATTTGCAATACCGGTGCCTATATGAGAAAAATGGCGATGGACGGGTACTGCGTAAATCTTGATTTGTCAGATGTGGCGCAGGTATCCACTCTTCTTCGCCGATGCAGCAACAACCTGAACCAGTACGCAAAACGAGCCAATGAATCCGGAAGCATCTATGCGGAGGATATCCGGGATTTGCAGAAGCGACTGGGTGAACTCTGGGAGATGCAGAAGCTGATCCTGAAGAGGCTTTCTGGTATTCGCTGA
- a CDS encoding protein BART-1 — protein sequence MDIQFMKDYYDLRYEETDGENHFVDETAYQEKQSEQSKMEDQLMEMVGGSESNVWKLYESIMCIYFDMEEIIKQAVYLQGAYDRERMLK from the coding sequence ATGGATATTCAGTTTATGAAAGATTATTATGATTTACGATACGAGGAAACAGATGGAGAGAATCATTTTGTGGATGAGACTGCTTATCAGGAAAAACAGTCTGAGCAATCGAAGATGGAAGACCAGCTGATGGAAATGGTGGGCGGCAGCGAATCTAATGTGTGGAAGCTATACGAAAGCATCATGTGCATCTATTTTGACATGGAAGAAATCATCAAGCAGGCCGTTTATTTGCAGGGAGCTTATGATCGGGAACGGATGTTAAAATGA
- the drmD gene encoding DISARM system SNF2-like helicase DrmD translates to MGGNLLLEQYGRFKKAELEESPFRCLLNANIEINPHQINAFCAAIQALKTGGIVLADEVGLGKTIEAGLTLKYVLDSGAKHVLIALPATLRKQWEVELEEKFNLQASILDRLTVESNLSFWKACLENRDEVRIVITSYDYSSKLMQRFPKVKWDFIIMDEAHNLRNVFHGTKRAKRLYELSKGIPKILLTATPLQNSLSDLHGLISFIDPRIFGSEKVFNKRFIEGQDYTELKRELIPVLYRTLRRDVGKYMDFKKRECRTIDFVLSPDEVELYMRVNNFLKKDVLYSIPNANKGLIVLVIRKLLASSSYALIETFEVLKNRLQKLYEGTKSANAQDGFDLFWNFVEDEIDESGFEEIDDEDTLFQKQQIQAEIDEVDAIIETASRIQSNAKVKALKTAIHTAFEYQEKQNIPQKVVVFTESKRTQKYIASELRKDGFEEDDILLFNGDFNDAMTKEIYRAWQVKNFGKTNYGRSVEYKHAIVDYFKEHSKILIVTDAGSEGLNLQFCNTVINYDLPWNPQKIEQRIGRCHRYGQKYDVVAINLLNTGNEADRRVYEILSKKFELFDGVFGASDIALGALESGTSFEKTILEIYQNCGTRAEFKKAFDRLDRQIDAKRNKKAVQLRSILMTESDAAKGAALEKTKNDIDQYLQQVDFWTQVAEPDVEGNLNYWKIDNWGERTFGSHGTLFVGAFCNSNNEMLFPVLLLCDEQGRYIDFTENDIVQALENVNDDDVRYFKPTDEELASYRNIYDTLVQEMLSKYQASSKPVMDYNKRKVENWADIQREQLNIQIAEMNAEIDELSAEATAGKDFLEKVDIRKKVDEKKKQLQKVQTSFHQKVSSIQEEAEREIAEFNQQFDIQPILLVNVVLKF, encoded by the coding sequence ATGGGAGGAAATTTGCTTTTAGAACAATACGGAAGATTCAAAAAAGCAGAATTGGAGGAGTCTCCGTTTCGATGTTTGTTGAACGCGAACATTGAGATCAACCCTCACCAGATCAATGCATTTTGCGCTGCAATTCAAGCTTTAAAAACAGGAGGTATTGTCCTTGCTGATGAAGTTGGCCTCGGAAAAACCATAGAAGCGGGTCTTACACTTAAGTATGTTTTGGATTCAGGAGCAAAACATGTTTTGATTGCACTTCCAGCAACCCTTCGTAAACAGTGGGAAGTTGAACTCGAAGAGAAATTCAATCTCCAGGCATCAATCTTAGATCGTCTTACCGTGGAGAGTAATTTGAGTTTTTGGAAGGCTTGTTTGGAAAATAGAGATGAGGTTAGAATTGTTATTACTTCCTATGACTATTCTTCAAAACTGATGCAGAGATTTCCTAAGGTTAAGTGGGATTTTATTATCATGGATGAGGCTCATAACCTACGCAATGTATTTCACGGAACGAAACGAGCAAAACGACTGTATGAGCTTTCTAAAGGCATTCCCAAAATATTGCTTACAGCTACGCCGTTGCAAAATTCTCTTTCGGATCTTCATGGGCTGATTTCCTTTATTGATCCTCGGATTTTTGGAAGCGAGAAGGTCTTTAACAAAAGATTTATTGAGGGACAAGATTATACAGAATTAAAAAGAGAACTGATACCGGTTCTATATCGAACACTTCGACGGGATGTTGGAAAATATATGGATTTCAAAAAGAGGGAATGTAGAACGATTGACTTCGTTCTTTCGCCCGACGAAGTTGAACTGTATATGAGGGTAAATAACTTTCTAAAAAAAGATGTACTGTACTCAATCCCTAATGCGAATAAGGGTCTTATTGTATTGGTTATCCGCAAGTTACTTGCATCATCGAGCTATGCTCTGATTGAAACTTTTGAGGTATTGAAGAATAGACTTCAAAAGTTATATGAGGGTACAAAGTCAGCCAACGCCCAAGATGGGTTCGATCTATTCTGGAATTTTGTTGAGGACGAAATTGATGAATCCGGTTTTGAGGAAATAGATGACGAGGATACTCTCTTCCAGAAACAACAGATCCAGGCGGAAATAGACGAGGTTGATGCAATCATCGAGACAGCAAGCCGTATTCAAAGCAACGCAAAGGTTAAAGCTTTAAAAACTGCAATTCATACGGCTTTTGAATATCAAGAAAAGCAGAATATTCCGCAAAAGGTTGTTGTATTTACGGAATCAAAGCGAACTCAAAAATACATTGCCTCTGAATTGCGTAAAGACGGATTCGAGGAAGATGATATTCTGTTGTTTAATGGCGACTTTAATGATGCTATGACAAAAGAAATATACCGTGCATGGCAGGTTAAGAATTTTGGCAAGACAAACTATGGCCGTAGTGTTGAATATAAGCATGCCATTGTCGATTACTTCAAGGAACACTCCAAAATTCTCATCGTAACAGATGCCGGTTCGGAAGGTTTGAACTTACAGTTTTGTAATACTGTTATTAACTACGATCTCCCCTGGAACCCGCAGAAAATTGAGCAGAGGATTGGCCGTTGCCATCGTTACGGGCAGAAATATGATGTTGTTGCTATCAACCTTTTAAACACAGGCAACGAAGCAGATCGCCGGGTTTACGAAATTCTATCCAAGAAGTTTGAACTATTTGATGGCGTATTTGGAGCTTCCGATATTGCTCTTGGTGCATTGGAATCGGGAACAAGTTTTGAAAAAACAATTCTTGAAATTTATCAGAATTGTGGAACAAGGGCAGAATTCAAAAAAGCATTTGACAGATTGGATAGACAGATTGACGCAAAACGCAACAAAAAAGCTGTTCAACTCCGTTCTATTTTAATGACAGAAAGCGATGCAGCGAAGGGTGCCGCTTTGGAAAAGACAAAAAACGATATTGATCAGTATCTGCAACAAGTCGATTTTTGGACTCAAGTAGCAGAACCGGATGTCGAAGGTAATCTGAACTACTGGAAAATCGATAACTGGGGTGAAAGAACCTTCGGTTCACACGGGACATTGTTTGTTGGTGCATTTTGTAATTCTAACAATGAGATGCTTTTCCCTGTTCTTCTTCTCTGTGATGAACAAGGTCGGTATATTGATTTTACGGAAAACGATATTGTTCAGGCACTTGAAAATGTGAATGATGATGATGTCAGATATTTCAAACCTACTGATGAAGAGTTGGCTTCATACAGGAATATTTATGACACACTGGTTCAAGAAATGTTATCTAAGTATCAGGCATCATCTAAGCCGGTGATGGACTATAACAAACGCAAGGTGGAAAACTGGGCTGATATTCAAAGAGAACAGTTGAACATCCAGATCGCGGAGATGAATGCAGAAATTGATGAGCTGTCTGCTGAGGCAACTGCCGGAAAGGATTTTTTGGAGAAGGTTGATATTCGCAAAAAAGTTGATGAAAAGAAAAAACAACTTCAGAAGGTTCAAACATCATTCCATCAGAAAGTCTCTTCCATCCAAGAGGAGGCCGAAAGAGAAATTGCTGAGTTTAACCAGCAATTTGACATACAGCCGATTTTGCTTGTCAATGTCGTGCTAAAGTTCTAA
- a CDS encoding tyrosine-type recombinase/integrase: MAKRKRAIPQYGTVTLNGIDYYRTRVQNADGKLVALYARTPEELYDKELGALEQIDNDTFCRKSPTVADYCEKWLLMQSVHVRATTLIDYTSKVRRHIIKELGQMRMADVTLDDIQLALVPVSEKSASVYKSVVILYKSIFRAAKESKIIDNNPTIYLTAKGGGIPQKDKAVLTDEQAARLLDAIQGLPPYVFVMLGLYAGLRREEILALKWDSVYLDVDCPYLTVRRAWHTENNRPVILDELKTKAAHRNIPLPVCLADCLKETKANSQSEYVVPNRDGDPLSYTQFKRLWQYIVTRTVKERFYYRYEDGKRVKHTVTPVLGEKAAHNGKVIYSLDFEVTPHQLRHTYITNLIHSSVDPKTVQYLAGHESSKITMDIYAKVKYNRPDELVRTMGGAFAQWDAAQA; this comes from the coding sequence TTGGCAAAAAGAAAAAGAGCAATTCCACAATACGGTACAGTTACGCTTAACGGCATAGATTATTATAGAACGCGGGTTCAGAACGCAGATGGAAAACTGGTGGCCCTTTATGCGAGAACACCGGAAGAATTATATGATAAAGAGTTGGGTGCATTAGAGCAGATCGACAACGATACATTCTGCCGGAAATCCCCGACGGTTGCAGACTACTGTGAAAAATGGCTTTTGATGCAGTCGGTTCATGTGAGGGCAACCACGCTGATAGATTATACATCAAAGGTCAGACGGCACATTATAAAAGAACTGGGGCAGATGCGGATGGCAGATGTGACACTGGATGACATTCAGCTTGCACTTGTTCCTGTTTCTGAGAAGTCCGCTTCGGTATATAAGTCAGTGGTTATCCTGTATAAATCTATTTTCCGGGCAGCAAAGGAAAGTAAGATTATTGATAACAACCCAACGATTTACCTTACGGCCAAAGGCGGAGGCATTCCGCAAAAGGACAAAGCTGTATTGACAGATGAACAGGCCGCCAGACTGCTGGATGCCATTCAGGGACTTCCGCCGTATGTATTTGTCATGTTAGGGCTGTATGCAGGATTGCGGCGAGAAGAAATTCTTGCCCTAAAATGGGATTCTGTATATCTGGATGTGGATTGCCCTTATTTAACGGTACGCAGGGCATGGCACACGGAAAATAACAGACCGGTGATTCTGGATGAGCTGAAAACGAAAGCCGCGCATCGAAATATTCCGTTGCCGGTTTGCCTGGCGGACTGTCTGAAAGAGACAAAAGCTAATTCACAGTCAGAATATGTGGTGCCGAACCGGGATGGTGATCCGTTGTCCTATACACAGTTCAAGCGGCTCTGGCAGTACATTGTAACCCGAACAGTCAAGGAGCGTTTCTATTATCGCTACGAGGATGGAAAGCGTGTAAAGCACACGGTTACGCCAGTCCTCGGTGAAAAGGCAGCGCATAACGGCAAAGTGATTTACAGTTTGGATTTTGAAGTGACACCGCATCAGCTGCGGCATACATACATTACGAATCTGATTCATTCGTCCGTGGACCCGAAAACGGTTCAATACCTGGCGGGGCATGAGAGTAGTAAAATTACGATGGATATTTACGCAAAGGTTAAATACAACAGACCGGATGAGCTGGTAAGAACAATGGGTGGTGCATTTGCCCAGTGGGATGCAGCACAGGCATAA
- a CDS encoding relaxase/mobilization nuclease domain-containing protein, with protein MAATRLIALHINKGKTVAQCLADRTDYSENAAKTEDGKYISAYACDAKTCDEEFLLSKRQYEHITGRTQAHDVIAYQIRQSFKPGEITPEEANKVGYETAMRFTKGKHAFIVATHVDRVHIHNHIIFNSTTLDCARKFRDFRLSGLALARLSDIVCLEHRLSVIIRKPYGERQKRTEYPEKKSQRDEICEFIDAALARKPKDFLELIGILREAGYEYKDGKQPALRGKGHARFARFRSLGKGYSVEELCEVIAGNAVHKSKSAKKTRTSARSAQVHQKEELSFLIDICAKMQAGKGAGYARWAKVFNLKQMAKAMMFMEEHGIKSYAELKEKADGISEKCDALLESVKADEARMSEVSVLRKHLINYAKTKDVFAAYKASGYNREFYEAHRDSLVLRSAAKKAFDAYKKENGSDKKLPRISELNTEYSMLLERKKSSYAEYRKTKAEMQDWLVAQKIVQEILKEDEQKKEQLHEQEVRQEEENRQSSR; from the coding sequence ATGGCGGCTACAAGACTAATTGCGTTGCATATCAATAAAGGAAAGACGGTAGCGCAGTGTCTGGCTGACCGTACTGATTATTCTGAGAATGCAGCAAAGACGGAAGATGGAAAATATATCAGCGCGTATGCCTGTGACGCAAAGACCTGTGATGAAGAATTTCTGCTTTCTAAACGGCAGTATGAGCATATCACCGGTAGAACCCAGGCGCATGATGTGATTGCATATCAGATTCGGCAATCCTTTAAGCCCGGAGAAATCACGCCGGAGGAGGCGAACAAGGTCGGGTATGAGACAGCCATGCGATTCACCAAGGGAAAACACGCATTTATCGTGGCTACCCATGTTGATCGTGTGCACATTCATAACCATATTATTTTTAATTCCACTACATTAGACTGCGCCAGGAAATTCCGAGATTTTCGACTGTCCGGTCTTGCACTGGCAAGGCTCAGTGATATCGTCTGTCTGGAACACCGGTTGTCGGTCATTATCCGGAAGCCCTATGGGGAGCGACAGAAGAGAACGGAATACCCGGAGAAAAAATCGCAGCGGGATGAAATCTGCGAGTTCATTGATGCAGCATTGGCAAGAAAACCGAAAGACTTCCTGGAACTGATTGGAATTTTGCGGGAAGCAGGATACGAATATAAAGATGGAAAACAGCCTGCACTGCGGGGAAAAGGCCACGCCAGATTTGCTCGTTTTCGCTCTCTTGGCAAAGGATATTCGGTTGAAGAACTCTGTGAAGTGATTGCCGGGAATGCGGTCCATAAAAGCAAATCTGCAAAGAAAACCCGCACAAGCGCACGGTCGGCGCAGGTGCATCAGAAGGAGGAGTTGTCGTTCCTTATTGATATCTGTGCCAAAATGCAGGCAGGCAAAGGCGCGGGATATGCGCGCTGGGCAAAAGTCTTTAACCTGAAGCAGATGGCGAAAGCGATGATGTTCATGGAAGAGCATGGAATCAAGAGTTATGCAGAGCTGAAGGAAAAGGCAGATGGAATTTCTGAAAAATGCGATGCGCTGCTGGAATCTGTAAAAGCAGATGAGGCACGGATGTCGGAAGTGTCGGTGCTGCGGAAGCATCTAATCAATTATGCCAAGACAAAAGATGTTTTTGCTGCGTATAAGGCATCCGGTTACAATCGGGAGTTCTATGAAGCTCATCGGGATTCGCTGGTCTTACGCAGCGCAGCGAAAAAGGCATTTGATGCCTATAAGAAAGAGAACGGTTCTGACAAAAAGCTCCCGCGCATCAGCGAGCTGAACACAGAGTATTCAATGCTTCTGGAACGAAAGAAAAGCTCCTATGCAGAGTACCGCAAGACCAAAGCGGAAATGCAGGATTGGCTTGTGGCGCAGAAGATTGTGCAGGAAATCCTGAAAGAGGACGAGCAGAAAAAAGAGCAGCTGCATGAGCAGGAAGTGCGGCAGGAAGAAGAAAATAGACAGAGTAGTCGATGA
- a CDS encoding tyrosine-type recombinase/integrase has protein sequence MAKKKQSVPEYGTVTRKGTLYYRTRITDADGKQVSLYATTCEELYEKQLEARRQVDEIIFHRKHPTVAEYCEKWLLMQSAKVSTATIKGYRQNMKNYVISSLGDMYMEEVTADDIRLTLVPLSQKSKGLYDTVNMLIKCVFYSAERSQLITDNPCVGISAKGGKASKKKDALTDQQVAVLLDTVKELPPYLFIMIGLYSGLRREEILALQWDCVFLDESTPYISVRRAWRAEHNRPVISTVLKTKAAKRDIPIPKCLVDCLREAKANSISEYVIADSEGQPLSYSQFTRVWQYVVVRSAKERTYYKYVNGQSIKYTVKPTLGTTQRNNPKIRYTLNFDVTPHLLRHTYITNLLYAGVDPKTVQYLAGHENSKTTMDIYARVKYNKPEELFEVVNDALNQENFDEKSPISMVKE, from the coding sequence ATGGCTAAGAAAAAACAAAGCGTTCCAGAGTACGGAACGGTTACAAGAAAAGGAACACTGTATTACAGAACCAGAATTACAGATGCCGATGGAAAGCAGGTCAGCTTATATGCGACCACCTGTGAAGAATTATATGAAAAGCAGTTGGAGGCCCGGAGACAGGTGGATGAGATCATCTTTCACCGAAAGCATCCAACGGTTGCCGAGTATTGTGAGAAATGGCTGCTGATGCAGTCAGCAAAGGTGTCTACGGCTACTATAAAAGGATACAGACAGAATATGAAGAATTATGTCATTAGCTCTCTGGGAGATATGTATATGGAGGAAGTGACTGCGGATGATATTCGTCTGACGCTTGTTCCGCTGTCTCAAAAATCGAAAGGACTGTATGATACGGTAAATATGCTGATTAAGTGTGTGTTTTATTCGGCAGAGCGCAGTCAGCTGATAACCGATAATCCATGTGTGGGAATTTCAGCAAAGGGCGGAAAAGCATCGAAAAAGAAAGATGCCTTAACAGATCAACAGGTTGCGGTTCTGTTGGATACGGTGAAAGAGCTTCCGCCATATCTTTTTATTATGATTGGTTTGTATTCCGGCTTGCGTCGGGAAGAAATTCTTGCATTGCAATGGGATTGTGTATTCCTGGATGAATCCACACCATACATTTCCGTGAGACGTGCATGGCGCGCGGAGCATAACAGGCCGGTGATTTCTACCGTTCTAAAGACAAAAGCAGCTAAAAGGGACATTCCCATTCCGAAGTGCCTGGTGGACTGCCTGCGGGAAGCAAAAGCCAATTCCATATCGGAGTATGTGATTGCGGACAGTGAGGGACAGCCGCTTTCCTATTCTCAGTTTACGAGAGTTTGGCAGTATGTAGTTGTTCGTTCTGCGAAAGAGAGAACTTACTATAAATATGTGAATGGACAGAGCATCAAATATACCGTCAAGCCGACATTAGGAACAACGCAGAGGAACAATCCCAAGATTCGCTATACCCTGAATTTCGATGTAACACCGCACTTGTTGCGGCATACCTACATCACGAATCTGCTCTATGCGGGCGTTGACCCTAAGACAGTTCAGTACCTGGCAGGGCATGAGAATAGTAAGACAACTATGGACATTTACGCGAGGGTCAAGTATAATAAACCAGAGGAACTTTTCGAGGTAGTGAATGATGCTTTGAACCAGGAGAATTTCGATGAAAAATCACCGATTTCTATGGTTAAGGAATAG